In Cicer arietinum cultivar CDC Frontier isolate Library 1 chromosome 7, Cicar.CDCFrontier_v2.0, whole genome shotgun sequence, a single window of DNA contains:
- the LOC101490102 gene encoding probable xyloglucan endotransglucosylase/hydrolase protein 23, with the protein MPSSTTCSNYLLLLFIPLLICILPSSSSSSSSSNFNQHFQITWGDARAKILNNDQLLTLSLDKASGSGFQSKNQYLFGKIDMQLKLVSGNSAGTVTAYYLSSKGGAWDEIDFEFLGNLSGQPYTLHTNVFSQGKGNREQQFHLWFDPTADFHTYSILWNPQLIVFSVDGTPIREFKNLESIGVAFPKKQAMRIYSSLWNGDDWATRGGLIKTDWSKAPFTASYRNFNADNACIWNSGKSSCTSSKSPASSASWLSQELDSTGQQRLRWVQKNYMIYNYCSDKKRFPQGLPLECTHS; encoded by the exons ATGCCTTCTTCTACCACTTGCTCTAACTATTTACTACTGCTTTTTATTCCTCTCCTAATTTGCATTctaccttcttcttcttcttcttcttcttcttctaactTCAACCAACACTTTCAAATTACATGGGGAGATGCTCGTGCCAAAATACTCAACAATGACCAACTTCTTACTCTCTCTCTCGACAAAGCCTCTGGCTCTGGCTTTCAATCCAAAAATCAATATCTTTTTGGTAAAATCGATATGCAACTTAAACTTGTTTCTGGCAACTCTGCTGGTACTGTCACTGCCTATTAT TTATCATCAAAAGGAGGTGCCTGGGATGAGATTGACTTTGAATTCTTGGGAAATTTGAGTGGACAGCCATACACACTTCACACAAATGTGTTTAGCCAAGGAAAGGGTAATAGGGAGCAACAATTTCATCTTTGGTTTGACCCTACTGCAGATTTTCACACCTATTCCATCCTCTGGAACCCTCAACTCATTGT attttcCGTGGATGGGACACCAATTAGAGAATTCAAGAATTTGGAATCAATTGGAGTAGCATTTCCTAAGAAGCAAGCAATGAGGATATACTCAAGCCTTTGGAATGGTGATGATTGGGCCACAAGGGGTGGACTCATTAAAACAGATTGGTCCAAAGCTCCTTTCACTGCTTCTTATAGAAACTTCAATGCAGATAATGCTTGTATTTGGAATAGTGGAAAATCATCATGCACATCATCAAAATCCCCTGCTTCCTCTGCATCATGGTTATCACAAGAGTTGGATTCAACTGGTCAACAGAGGCTGAGGTGGGTGCAGAAGAACTACATGATTTATAATTACTGTTCAGATAAGAAGAGATTTCCACAAGGTCTTCCATTGGAATGCACTCACTCTTAG